The Stenotrophomonas indicatrix DNA segment TGGTGGCCGAGCGCGAGGCCTTCGTCGATCTGTTCGACACTGCCGATCAGGTCGAGGGCGTGAGTGCCTTCCTTGAAAAGCGCGCCGCGCAGTGGAAGAACGCATGAGCACCGACACCGTTGCCGACGACGCACCGGTGCTGTTCGAAGAGCGCGTGGCCGGCAACGGCACGCGCATCGGCATCGCCACGCTCAACGCACAGCGCACGCTCAATGGCTTCTCGTTGCCGATGGCGCACCTGTTGCTGAAACAGCTCAACGCGTGGGCCGACGACGACGGCATCGCCATGGTGGTGCTGCAGGGCGCCGGTGAGAAGGCATTCTGTGCCGGCGGTGACCTGCACAGCCTGTACCAGAGCATGCTCGCCTACCGCGAGGCCGGCCGCACGGACATCCGCGAGAACGACTACGCCGCCGAGTTCTTCGACGTCGAGTACCGCGTCGACTACCTGATCCATACCTACGCCAAGCCGATCCTGTGCTGGGGCCACGGCATCGTGATGGGCGGCGGCATCGGCCTGATGTCCGGCGCCAGCCATCGCGTGGTCAGTGAGCGCTCCAAGCTGGCGTTCCCGGAAATCACTGTCGGCCTGTTCCCTGACGTGGGCGGCAGCTGGCTGCTGCCGCGCGTACCGGGTAAGGGCGGCCTGTTCCTGGCCCTGACCGGTGCGCTGCTCAACCCCGGCGATGCGATCTATGCCGGCTTGGCCGATGTGCACGTGGCCGAAGAGCGTCGCAGTGCGGTGTTCGATGCGCTGCTGCAGGTGGCGTGGTCGGCCGATGCCGCACGCAACCACGAACGCCTGTCACAGCTGCTGCTGTCGTTCGCCAGCGACGCGGCTACCGGCCCGCTGTTGGCCAATGCCGCGCAGGTCGATGCCCTGTGCGAAGGCGATGATCTCGCCGCCATCGTCGAACGCATCAGTACCCTGCAGACCGATGATGCCTGGCTGCAGGCCGCACAGAAGACGCTCGCCGCTGGTGCGCCGGGTTCGGCACGGCTGGCCTTCGAACTGCAGCGCCGCTGCGCCGGCCAGGACCTGGCGAGCGTGTACCGGCTGGAATACATCACG contains these protein-coding regions:
- a CDS encoding enoyl-CoA hydratase/isomerase family protein, which codes for MSTDTVADDAPVLFEERVAGNGTRIGIATLNAQRTLNGFSLPMAHLLLKQLNAWADDDGIAMVVLQGAGEKAFCAGGDLHSLYQSMLAYREAGRTDIRENDYAAEFFDVEYRVDYLIHTYAKPILCWGHGIVMGGGIGLMSGASHRVVSERSKLAFPEITVGLFPDVGGSWLLPRVPGKGGLFLALTGALLNPGDAIYAGLADVHVAEERRSAVFDALLQVAWSADAARNHERLSQLLLSFASDAATGPLLANAAQVDALCEGDDLAAIVERISTLQTDDAWLQAAQKTLAAGAPGSARLAFELQRRCAGQDLASVYRLEYITALHCAAHGDFAEGIRALLIDKDRTPSWNPATLVEANRAWADTFFASPWADAAHPLADLGTSIAERSLA